A stretch of Henckelia pumila isolate YLH828 chromosome 4, ASM3356847v2, whole genome shotgun sequence DNA encodes these proteins:
- the LOC140894315 gene encoding uncharacterized protein isoform X2, which yields METYGGKSDGGEEAAAVEEEEDTSNGSIFSELKLHCVLLLDLFQNPQKNSYTITQLLHLLQRLPSPSIQPFFDYVLFPLLLLFDTAVSCRSSLKFDSKDKSLAFNALERPHQVSDSVAEGVVSCLEEILKKCRFGSVDQMVVILKKLAQGASLSPLEGSEEFREGVIRCFRALMLNLCPCSDDDCPCKQIVPKECSLAFLQSEPASAAVGHWLSLLLKAADVEATRGHQGSSRLRIEALMTLRVLVARVGTADALAFYLPGVVSQIGKVLHVSRTMISGAAGSTEALNQAVRGLTEYLSIVLEDNSLGVHMNDTSGPCLSKERSLASYLEELRHLPVKNQVRDEKVTDSFVSPVASTSLSGQETHLNSSIKIASLRVKRSADWLKNTTFHVNKLLSATFPHLCLHPTIKVRLGLLAATKVLLCKCSYTLKESRQMLLECLFALICDDCEEVSSDAKAFFGFVLSSGGHDQLEHDTTEVFSRLVEKLPQVMLSNEESLSLLHARKLLAVTYFCGPRLISDYLLLSPVTIARFLDVFALCMSQKSVFSGSLKKLASTRPSSHGFIHSIAEIKAASNVNHGNPEYSGFQNRKLLPLLENGQKEYELPKMPPWFSGIGSQKLYETLAGVLRLVSLYMFADSRSEGSFSMLIEILLGHLRNLITKLRTKEYCKESWQSWYKRTGSGDLVRQASTATCILNEILFGLSDEAIASFSRMFESSRRQEFYQNSSRSCEYKNIAPEHYVQKISKNCDARSHLIDIIGVILHEYLSTEVWDLPLRYSASLQQSGEDGEISLHFFHDNAMLHQVIIEGIGIFSICLGKEFSTSGFLHSSLYRLLENVICSNFHIRRASDAVLLTISAAHGCPTVGHLVLANSDYVIDSICQQLRHLDLNLHASNVLSSMLSCIGVADKILPLLEEPMRMVSMELEILGRHQNPNLTVSFLKVVAEIAKSSKHEASTLPNQVESYRKVVDSIVLNEGQCPETDGQMWSDEADKLVNEWESILFKLNDSRRYRQIVGSIAGSCLVAVTPLISSSDQSECFIALDVVEDGIKALAKVEEAYKHEKKIKEVIEQFIQSHSLHGLQDNLGAAEDEAGENRLLPAMNKIWPFLVSCFRNKNLLAIRRCCQAISSTVKICGGDFFSRRFHSDGSHLWKLLNTSPFQKKPISKDERKPMQLPYRSGSISSEDPLSEISNLKAQISILDMISDLASNKRSASALDSHTVLKKISGIVVGIACSGVKGLQDASVKALAGLACIDPDLIWLLLADVYYSTKKDLPSPSPSMFPEISELLPPPLRKEFLYVLYGGQSYGFDIDFTSVECVYKRLRALVFEEQMYC from the exons ATGGAAACATACGGCGGGAAATCGGATGGTGGAGAAGAAGCGGCAGCTGTGGAAGAGGAAGAAGATACGAGTAACGGCAGCATCTTTTCTGAGCTGAAACTACACTGCGTACTACTCCTGGACCTCTTTCAAAATCCCCAGAAAAATTCCTACACAATCACTCAACTCCTTCACCTTCTCCAACGATTGCCCTCTCCATCCATTCAGCCGTTCTTTGA cTATGTTTTGTTTCCGTTGCTGCTTCTATTCGACACAGCAGTTAGCTGTAGGTCTTCATTGAAGTTTGATTCCAAGGATAAGTCCCTGGCGTTTAATGCCTTAGAGAGGCCACATCAAGTGAGTGACTCGGTGGCAGAAGGTGTTGTTTCTTGTTTGGAGGAAATTTTGAAAAAGTGTCGATTTGGATCTGTAGATCAG ATGGTTGTAATTCTAAAGAAATTAGCTCAAGGCGCATCGCTTTCTCCACTGGAAGGTTCAGAAGAATTTCGTGAAGGAGTAATTAGGTGTTTCAGAGCATTGATGCTTAATTTGTGTCCTTGTTCTGATGATGATTGCCCATGCAAGCAGATTG TTCCAAAAGAATGTTCATTAGCATTTCTGCAGTCTGAGCCTGCATCTGCTGCTGTTGGACACTGGCTTTCTCTTCTCCTCAAG GCTGCAGATGTTGAGGCCACAAGAGGTCATCAAGGCAGTTCAAGACTTCGAATTGAAGCCTTGATGACACTTCGAGTTCTTGTAGCAAGG GTTGGTACTGCAGATGCATTGGCTTTTTATTTACCAGGTGTTGTCAGTCAAATTGGGAAAGTGTTGCATGTTTCAAGAACGATGATTAGTGGGGCAGCCGGAAGCACGGAAGCACTTAATCAGGCAGTTAGAGGTCTGACTGAATACCTTAGTATAGTTCTTGAGGATAATAGTCTTGGTGTCCACATGAATGATACTTCTGGCCCCTGTTTGAGTAAGGAGAGATCTCTTGCATCATACCTTGAGGAACTCCGTCACCTGCCTGTAAAAAATCAAGTGCGGGATGAAAAAGTCACAGATTCATTTGTGTCTCCTGTGGCAAGCACCTCATTGTCTGGCCAGGAGACTCATCTCAATTCCAGCATTAAAATTGCATCATTGCGTGTGAAGCGTTCGGCCGATTGGCTAAAAAATACGACTTTTCATGTGAACAAACTTTTGTCGGCAACCTTTCCTCAT CTTTGTCTTCATCCAACCATAAAAGTGAGACTAGGACTTTTAGCTGCCACAAAGGTGCTCTTATGTAAGTGCAGCTACACACTGAAGGAAAGCAGACAAATGCTTTTG GAATGTCTTTTTGCCTTGATCTGCGATGATTGTGAAGAGGTGTCCTCTGATGCAAAGGCATTCTTTGGATTTGTGTTATCATCTGGTGGACATGATCAACTTGAGCATGATACGACAGAGGTTTTTAGCAG GCTTGTTGAAAAGCTTCCTCAAGTAATGTTGAGTAATGAGGAGTCACTTTCACTCTTACATGCACGGAAATTACTTGCAGTGACATATTTTTGTGGTCCACGTCTTATCTCAGACTACCTTCTTCTTTCTCCT GTGACCATTGCTCGCTTCTTGGATGTTTTTGCCCTCTGTATGAGTCAGAAATCAGTATTTTCTGGTTCACTGAAGAAACTTGCATCAACAAGACCATCTTCACATGGATTCATACATTCTATAGCTGAGATCAAGGCTGCAAGCAATGTCAACCATGGGAATCCTGAATATTCAGGTTTTCAAAACAGAAAACTGCTACCCCTATTGGAAAATGGGCAGAAGGAATATGAACTGCCTAAAATGCCACCTTGGTTTTCTGGTATTGGCAGTCAGAAATTGTATGAAACTCTTGCTGGAGTTCTTAGACTAGTCAGTCTGTACATGTTTGCAG ATTCTAGAAGTGAAGGGTCTTTTTCAATGTTAATTGAGATCCTCCTGGGACACTTGCGTAATTTGATAACGAAGTTGCGGACAAAAGAATACTGCAAAGAAAGCTGGCAGTCATGGTATAAGCGAACTGGGTCAGGAGATTTAGTCCGGCAGGCTAGTACTGCTACATGTATTTTAAATGAGATCTTGTTCGGTCTGTCTGATGAAGCAATTGCATCTTTCAGCAGAATGTTTGAATCCAGTCGACGACAAGAATTCTATCAGAATAGCAGTAGGTCATGTGAATATAAAAATATCGCGCCAGAGCATTATGTtcaaaaaatttccaaaaattgtgATGCTAGGAGTCATTTGATTGATATCATCGGTGTTATACTACATGAATATCTATCAACTGAAGTATGGGATCTTCCACTCAGATACTCAGCTTCTCTTCAACAATCTGGAGAAGATGGAGAAATAAGTTTGCATTTTTTTCATGATAATGCAATGTTACACCAG GTTATTATTGAGGGGATTGGAATATTTAGTATCTGCCTCGGCAAAGAATTTTCAACATCTGGATTTCTTCACTCTTCGCTTTATAGGTTGCTTGAAAATGTTATTTGCTCAAATTTCCACATCAGAAGAGCATCTGATGCTGTTTTACTAACTATCTCTGCTGCTCATGGCTGTCCAACT GTGGGACACTTGGTATTAGCAAACTCAGACTATGTGATTGATTCAATATGTCAGCAACTACGCCACTTAGATCTCAACCTGCATGCATCAAATGTTCTTTCTTCCATGCTTTCTTGCATTGGAGTAGCTGATAAGATTTTGCCATTGTTGGAGGAGCCG ATGCGCATGGTTTCTATGGAACTTGAAATTCTAGGCAGACATCAAAACCCAAACTTGACCGTCTCCTTCTTGAAG GTAGTTGCAGAAATAGCCAAGTCATCCAAGCATGAGGCCAGTACCCTACCCAATCAAGTGGAGTCATACAGGAAAGTTGTCGACTCTATTGTGTTGAATGAAGGGCAGTGTC cagaaACAGATGGTCAAATGTGGTCTGATGAGGCTGATAAACTAGTAAATGAATGGGAATCAATTCTATTCAAGTTGAATGACTCCAGAAGATATCGTCAAATAGTTGGATCTATTGCAGGGTCATGTCTAGTCGCCGTAACTCCATTAATTTCTTCATCTGACCAATCAGAATGCTTTATTGCTCTGGATGTAGTTGAG GATGGCATCAAAGCACTTGCCAAAGTGGAAGAAGCCTACAAGcatgagaaaaaaataaaagaggtGATTGAGCAATTCATTCAGTCCCATTCACTCCATGGACTTCAGGATAATTTGGGTGCTGCTGAGGATGAAGCTGGGGAGAACAGATTGCTCCCTGCAATGAATAAAATTTGGCCATTCTTGGTTTCTTGTTTCCGAAATAAGAATCTATTG GCAATTCGAAGATGTTGCCAAGCAATCAGTTCCACAGTTAAAATATGTGGGGGAGACTTCTTTTCTCGTCGTTTTCATTCCGATGGGTCCCACCTCTGGAAACTTCTAAACACGTCCCCATTTCAGAAGAAGCCCATTTCAAAAGATGAAAGAAAACCAATGCAACTTCCATATAGGAGCGGTTCCATATCTTCCGAAGATCCTTTGTCTGAGATATCTAATCTAAAAGCCCAGATATCGATTCTTGATATGATTTCAGACTTAGCTAGTAACAAAAGAAGTGCTTCAGCCTTGGATTCACACACGGTACTGAAAAAGATCAGTGGTATAGTTGTAGGGATAGCATGCAGTGGGGTTAAAGGTCTTCAAGATGCTTCGGTAAAAGCCCTTGCGGGACTAGCATGTATCGACCCTGATCTGATATGGCTTCTTTTGGCTGATGTATACTACTCGACGAAGAAGGATTTGCCATCTCCTTCGCCTTCGATGTTCCCTGAAATTAGTGAATTACTGCCTCCTCCGTTGCGGAAAGAGTTTCTTTATGTGTTGTATGGTGGTCAGAGTTACGGATTTGACATTGATTTCACCTCTGTTGAGTGTGTTTACAAAAGACTGCGTGCTCTAGTGTTTGAAGAGCAAATGTATTGTTAA
- the LOC140894315 gene encoding uncharacterized protein isoform X1, with translation METYGGKSDGGEEAAAVEEEEDTSNGSIFSELKLHCVLLLDLFQNPQKNSYTITQLLHLLQRLPSPSIQPFFDYVLFPLLLLFDTAVSCRSSLKFDSKDKSLAFNALERPHQVSDSVAEGVVSCLEEILKKCRFGSVDQMVVILKKLAQGASLSPLEGSEEFREGVIRCFRALMLNLCPCSDDDCPCKQIGDLPIFPAEKELSFLPVAKLSIYDDSVPKECSLAFLQSEPASAAVGHWLSLLLKAADVEATRGHQGSSRLRIEALMTLRVLVARVGTADALAFYLPGVVSQIGKVLHVSRTMISGAAGSTEALNQAVRGLTEYLSIVLEDNSLGVHMNDTSGPCLSKERSLASYLEELRHLPVKNQVRDEKVTDSFVSPVASTSLSGQETHLNSSIKIASLRVKRSADWLKNTTFHVNKLLSATFPHLCLHPTIKVRLGLLAATKVLLCKCSYTLKESRQMLLECLFALICDDCEEVSSDAKAFFGFVLSSGGHDQLEHDTTEVFSRLVEKLPQVMLSNEESLSLLHARKLLAVTYFCGPRLISDYLLLSPVTIARFLDVFALCMSQKSVFSGSLKKLASTRPSSHGFIHSIAEIKAASNVNHGNPEYSGFQNRKLLPLLENGQKEYELPKMPPWFSGIGSQKLYETLAGVLRLVSLYMFADSRSEGSFSMLIEILLGHLRNLITKLRTKEYCKESWQSWYKRTGSGDLVRQASTATCILNEILFGLSDEAIASFSRMFESSRRQEFYQNSSRSCEYKNIAPEHYVQKISKNCDARSHLIDIIGVILHEYLSTEVWDLPLRYSASLQQSGEDGEISLHFFHDNAMLHQVIIEGIGIFSICLGKEFSTSGFLHSSLYRLLENVICSNFHIRRASDAVLLTISAAHGCPTVGHLVLANSDYVIDSICQQLRHLDLNLHASNVLSSMLSCIGVADKILPLLEEPMRMVSMELEILGRHQNPNLTVSFLKVVAEIAKSSKHEASTLPNQVESYRKVVDSIVLNEGQCPETDGQMWSDEADKLVNEWESILFKLNDSRRYRQIVGSIAGSCLVAVTPLISSSDQSECFIALDVVEDGIKALAKVEEAYKHEKKIKEVIEQFIQSHSLHGLQDNLGAAEDEAGENRLLPAMNKIWPFLVSCFRNKNLLAIRRCCQAISSTVKICGGDFFSRRFHSDGSHLWKLLNTSPFQKKPISKDERKPMQLPYRSGSISSEDPLSEISNLKAQISILDMISDLASNKRSASALDSHTVLKKISGIVVGIACSGVKGLQDASVKALAGLACIDPDLIWLLLADVYYSTKKDLPSPSPSMFPEISELLPPPLRKEFLYVLYGGQSYGFDIDFTSVECVYKRLRALVFEEQMYC, from the exons ATGGAAACATACGGCGGGAAATCGGATGGTGGAGAAGAAGCGGCAGCTGTGGAAGAGGAAGAAGATACGAGTAACGGCAGCATCTTTTCTGAGCTGAAACTACACTGCGTACTACTCCTGGACCTCTTTCAAAATCCCCAGAAAAATTCCTACACAATCACTCAACTCCTTCACCTTCTCCAACGATTGCCCTCTCCATCCATTCAGCCGTTCTTTGA cTATGTTTTGTTTCCGTTGCTGCTTCTATTCGACACAGCAGTTAGCTGTAGGTCTTCATTGAAGTTTGATTCCAAGGATAAGTCCCTGGCGTTTAATGCCTTAGAGAGGCCACATCAAGTGAGTGACTCGGTGGCAGAAGGTGTTGTTTCTTGTTTGGAGGAAATTTTGAAAAAGTGTCGATTTGGATCTGTAGATCAG ATGGTTGTAATTCTAAAGAAATTAGCTCAAGGCGCATCGCTTTCTCCACTGGAAGGTTCAGAAGAATTTCGTGAAGGAGTAATTAGGTGTTTCAGAGCATTGATGCTTAATTTGTGTCCTTGTTCTGATGATGATTGCCCATGCAAGCAGATTGGTGATCTACCTATTTTTCCAGCTGAGAAAGAGTTATCATTTTTACCAGTTGCTAAACTCTCTATATATGATGATTCAGTTCCAAAAGAATGTTCATTAGCATTTCTGCAGTCTGAGCCTGCATCTGCTGCTGTTGGACACTGGCTTTCTCTTCTCCTCAAG GCTGCAGATGTTGAGGCCACAAGAGGTCATCAAGGCAGTTCAAGACTTCGAATTGAAGCCTTGATGACACTTCGAGTTCTTGTAGCAAGG GTTGGTACTGCAGATGCATTGGCTTTTTATTTACCAGGTGTTGTCAGTCAAATTGGGAAAGTGTTGCATGTTTCAAGAACGATGATTAGTGGGGCAGCCGGAAGCACGGAAGCACTTAATCAGGCAGTTAGAGGTCTGACTGAATACCTTAGTATAGTTCTTGAGGATAATAGTCTTGGTGTCCACATGAATGATACTTCTGGCCCCTGTTTGAGTAAGGAGAGATCTCTTGCATCATACCTTGAGGAACTCCGTCACCTGCCTGTAAAAAATCAAGTGCGGGATGAAAAAGTCACAGATTCATTTGTGTCTCCTGTGGCAAGCACCTCATTGTCTGGCCAGGAGACTCATCTCAATTCCAGCATTAAAATTGCATCATTGCGTGTGAAGCGTTCGGCCGATTGGCTAAAAAATACGACTTTTCATGTGAACAAACTTTTGTCGGCAACCTTTCCTCAT CTTTGTCTTCATCCAACCATAAAAGTGAGACTAGGACTTTTAGCTGCCACAAAGGTGCTCTTATGTAAGTGCAGCTACACACTGAAGGAAAGCAGACAAATGCTTTTG GAATGTCTTTTTGCCTTGATCTGCGATGATTGTGAAGAGGTGTCCTCTGATGCAAAGGCATTCTTTGGATTTGTGTTATCATCTGGTGGACATGATCAACTTGAGCATGATACGACAGAGGTTTTTAGCAG GCTTGTTGAAAAGCTTCCTCAAGTAATGTTGAGTAATGAGGAGTCACTTTCACTCTTACATGCACGGAAATTACTTGCAGTGACATATTTTTGTGGTCCACGTCTTATCTCAGACTACCTTCTTCTTTCTCCT GTGACCATTGCTCGCTTCTTGGATGTTTTTGCCCTCTGTATGAGTCAGAAATCAGTATTTTCTGGTTCACTGAAGAAACTTGCATCAACAAGACCATCTTCACATGGATTCATACATTCTATAGCTGAGATCAAGGCTGCAAGCAATGTCAACCATGGGAATCCTGAATATTCAGGTTTTCAAAACAGAAAACTGCTACCCCTATTGGAAAATGGGCAGAAGGAATATGAACTGCCTAAAATGCCACCTTGGTTTTCTGGTATTGGCAGTCAGAAATTGTATGAAACTCTTGCTGGAGTTCTTAGACTAGTCAGTCTGTACATGTTTGCAG ATTCTAGAAGTGAAGGGTCTTTTTCAATGTTAATTGAGATCCTCCTGGGACACTTGCGTAATTTGATAACGAAGTTGCGGACAAAAGAATACTGCAAAGAAAGCTGGCAGTCATGGTATAAGCGAACTGGGTCAGGAGATTTAGTCCGGCAGGCTAGTACTGCTACATGTATTTTAAATGAGATCTTGTTCGGTCTGTCTGATGAAGCAATTGCATCTTTCAGCAGAATGTTTGAATCCAGTCGACGACAAGAATTCTATCAGAATAGCAGTAGGTCATGTGAATATAAAAATATCGCGCCAGAGCATTATGTtcaaaaaatttccaaaaattgtgATGCTAGGAGTCATTTGATTGATATCATCGGTGTTATACTACATGAATATCTATCAACTGAAGTATGGGATCTTCCACTCAGATACTCAGCTTCTCTTCAACAATCTGGAGAAGATGGAGAAATAAGTTTGCATTTTTTTCATGATAATGCAATGTTACACCAG GTTATTATTGAGGGGATTGGAATATTTAGTATCTGCCTCGGCAAAGAATTTTCAACATCTGGATTTCTTCACTCTTCGCTTTATAGGTTGCTTGAAAATGTTATTTGCTCAAATTTCCACATCAGAAGAGCATCTGATGCTGTTTTACTAACTATCTCTGCTGCTCATGGCTGTCCAACT GTGGGACACTTGGTATTAGCAAACTCAGACTATGTGATTGATTCAATATGTCAGCAACTACGCCACTTAGATCTCAACCTGCATGCATCAAATGTTCTTTCTTCCATGCTTTCTTGCATTGGAGTAGCTGATAAGATTTTGCCATTGTTGGAGGAGCCG ATGCGCATGGTTTCTATGGAACTTGAAATTCTAGGCAGACATCAAAACCCAAACTTGACCGTCTCCTTCTTGAAG GTAGTTGCAGAAATAGCCAAGTCATCCAAGCATGAGGCCAGTACCCTACCCAATCAAGTGGAGTCATACAGGAAAGTTGTCGACTCTATTGTGTTGAATGAAGGGCAGTGTC cagaaACAGATGGTCAAATGTGGTCTGATGAGGCTGATAAACTAGTAAATGAATGGGAATCAATTCTATTCAAGTTGAATGACTCCAGAAGATATCGTCAAATAGTTGGATCTATTGCAGGGTCATGTCTAGTCGCCGTAACTCCATTAATTTCTTCATCTGACCAATCAGAATGCTTTATTGCTCTGGATGTAGTTGAG GATGGCATCAAAGCACTTGCCAAAGTGGAAGAAGCCTACAAGcatgagaaaaaaataaaagaggtGATTGAGCAATTCATTCAGTCCCATTCACTCCATGGACTTCAGGATAATTTGGGTGCTGCTGAGGATGAAGCTGGGGAGAACAGATTGCTCCCTGCAATGAATAAAATTTGGCCATTCTTGGTTTCTTGTTTCCGAAATAAGAATCTATTG GCAATTCGAAGATGTTGCCAAGCAATCAGTTCCACAGTTAAAATATGTGGGGGAGACTTCTTTTCTCGTCGTTTTCATTCCGATGGGTCCCACCTCTGGAAACTTCTAAACACGTCCCCATTTCAGAAGAAGCCCATTTCAAAAGATGAAAGAAAACCAATGCAACTTCCATATAGGAGCGGTTCCATATCTTCCGAAGATCCTTTGTCTGAGATATCTAATCTAAAAGCCCAGATATCGATTCTTGATATGATTTCAGACTTAGCTAGTAACAAAAGAAGTGCTTCAGCCTTGGATTCACACACGGTACTGAAAAAGATCAGTGGTATAGTTGTAGGGATAGCATGCAGTGGGGTTAAAGGTCTTCAAGATGCTTCGGTAAAAGCCCTTGCGGGACTAGCATGTATCGACCCTGATCTGATATGGCTTCTTTTGGCTGATGTATACTACTCGACGAAGAAGGATTTGCCATCTCCTTCGCCTTCGATGTTCCCTGAAATTAGTGAATTACTGCCTCCTCCGTTGCGGAAAGAGTTTCTTTATGTGTTGTATGGTGGTCAGAGTTACGGATTTGACATTGATTTCACCTCTGTTGAGTGTGTTTACAAAAGACTGCGTGCTCTAGTGTTTGAAGAGCAAATGTATTGTTAA